The following are from one region of the Gossypium hirsutum isolate 1008001.06 chromosome D03, Gossypium_hirsutum_v2.1, whole genome shotgun sequence genome:
- the LOC107950400 gene encoding 3-hydroxyacyl-[acyl-carrier-protein] dehydratase FabZ, producing the protein MALASNSLVSFIQGSLSQPGRTSHSLPSPSLSFPGSRSLSLKLTRRSNSPLLCSLDATNATDKDTPIETRFPAYPTVMDINQIREILPHRFPFLLVDRVIEYNPGVSAVGIKNVTINDNFFPGHFPERPIMPGVLMVEAMAQVGGLVMLQPEVGGSRENFFFAGVDKVRFRKPVIAGDTLVMRMTLIKLQKRFGIAKMEGKAYVGTDLVCEGEFLMATGST; encoded by the exons ATGGCACTCGCCTCCAACTCGCTCGTTTCTTTCATCCAAGGCTCATTGAGTCAACCCGGAAGGACCTCCCACTCTCTTCCTTCACCTTCTCTTTCTTTCCCCGGATCTCGTTCGCTCTCTCTGAAACTCACCCGCCGCTCCAACTCGCCCCTTCTTTGCTCTTTAGATGCAACCAACGCCACAGATAAGGACACCCCAATCGAAACAA GGTTCCCAGCTTATCCAACTGTGATGGACATCAATCAAATAAGAGAGATATTACCACACAG ATTCCCATTCTTGTTAGTGGATAGAGTGATAGAATATAATCCAGGTGTATCGGCTGTTGGTATAAAGAATGTGACCATAAATGATAACTTTTTCCCTGGACATTTCCCTGAGAGGCCTATAATGCCTGGTGTTCTCATGGTTGag GCGATGGCCCAAGTTGGAGGTCTCGTTATGCTGCAACCTGAGGTGGGAGGTTCTCGGGAAAACTTCTTTTTTGCTGGAGTTGACAAAGTAAGGTTTAGGAAACCAGTCATTGCAGGAGACACTTTGGTTATGAGGATGACACTTATTAAGCTGCAAAAGCGGTTTGGAATCGCAAAGATGGAAGGGAAAGCATACGTTGGAACTGACTTGGTATGCGAAGGCGAGTTCTTGATGGCTACTGGTAGTACTTGA
- the LOC107950401 gene encoding probable glucan 1,3-beta-glucosidase A isoform X1, protein MVYLAFLLFFNLISCFPSSHAQNTDPKLPLRAVNLGNWLVTEGWMKPSRFDGIINKDLLDGAHVQFLSTKLNKYLCAENGGGTVLVANRISPSDWETFRLWRVNESYFHLRVLNKQFVGLGNQGVKAVSNTPTHSETFQIVRKDDAPNRVRLKASNGFFLQVVSETLVTADYTGSSWDDSDPSVFNIAIVNTLQGEYQITNGYGPVKAPQVMQAHWDSYITEQDFKFISANGLSAVRIPVGWWIAQDPNPPKPFVGGSLKALDNAFTWAEKYGMKVIVDLHAAKASQNRFEHSGARDGFLEWGDSNIDETVAVIEFLATRYGGSPSLGAIELMNEPWAPDITVDALTKYYKAGYDAIRKHTNAYVILSARLGPADPKELFSFARSLNRVAIDVHWYNLFTDMFITMTVQQNIDYIYDQRSSDLDSWISANGPPILIGEWTGEFGAKNGSLEDYKRYTKAELDVYGGATFGWAYWSYKCEENHWSLKWMIDNNFIQLNMR, encoded by the exons ATGGTTTACTTAGCTTTTCTCttgtttttcaaccttatttCATGTTTTCCCTCTTCCCATGCACAAAATACAGACCCTAAGCTGCCATTGAGGGCTGTAAACCTAGGCAACTGGCTTGTCACTGAAGGATGGATGAAACCTTCTCGTTTTGATGGAATCATTAACAAAGATCTTTTG GATGGAGCTCATGTTCAGTTTCTCTCAACAAAGCTAAACAAGTATTTGTGCGCTGAAAATGGAGGTGGAACCGTCCTAGTAGCCAACCGTATCTCACCTTCTGACTGGGAAACCTTCCGT TTGTGGAGGGTGAATGAGTCGTACTTCCACTTGAGAGTGTTGAACAAGCAGTTCGTGGGATTAGGAAATCAAGGTGTAAAAGCTGTTTCAAATACACCTACCCATTCAGAAACATTTCAGATTGTAAGGAAAGATGATGCTCCCAATCGAGTTCGCCTTAAAGCATCCAATGGTTTCTTCCTACAG gtagtgtcggagaCACTAGTAACTGCAGATTATACAGGGTCTAGTTGGGACGATAGCGATCCATCTGTGTTTAACATTGCAATCGTAAACACCTTACAGGGTGAATATCAAATCACAAATGGTTATGGCCCTGTTAAAGCCCCTCAAGTCATGCAG GCTCACTGGGATTCTTACATCACTGAGCAAGATTTCAAATTCATCTCTGCAAATGGACTGAGTGCCGTGAGGATACCTGTAGGGTGGTGGATAGCACAGGATCCAAATCCCCCTAAGCCTTTTGTAGGAGGCTCTTTAAAAGCCCTCGACAATGCTTTCACATGGGCCGA GAAATATGGGATGAAGGTAATTGTAGATTTGCATGCAGCTAAAGCCTCACAGAACAGATTTGAACACAGTGGAGCAAGAGATGGTTTTCTAGAATGGGGCGATTCGAACATCGACGAGACCGTAGCTGTAATAGAGTTCCTTGCAACAAG ATATGGTGGAAGTCCAAGTTTGGGTGCAATTGAATTGATGAACGAGCCTTGGGCACCGGATATAACAGTAGATGCACTTACGAAGTACTACAAAGCTGGATACGATGCCATAAGGAAGCACACAAATGCATATGTGATCCTATCAGCTCGTTTAGGACCTGCTGATCCGAAAGAGCTCTTCTCGTTTGCCCGTAGCTTGAATCGAGTAGCCATCGATGTGCATTGGTACAACCTGTTTACAGATATGTTCATCACCATGACTGTGCAACAGAACATCGATTATATCTATGATCAACGATCTTCCGACCTTGACAGCTGGATCTCGGCTAACGGTCCCCCGATTTTAATTg GGGAGTGGACTGGAGAATTTGGTGCAAAAAATGGATCACTGGAAGATTATAAGAGATATACAAAGGCTGAGCTAGATGTATATGGTGGTGCAACTTTTGGTTGGGCCTATTGGTCTTATAAATGTGAGGAAAACCATTGGAGCCTCAAGTGGATGATTGACAACAACTTTATACAGCTTAATATGAGATGA
- the LOC107950401 gene encoding probable glucan 1,3-beta-glucosidase A isoform X2, which translates to MVYLAFLLFFNLISCFPSSHAQNTDPKLPLRAVNLGNWLVTEGWMKPSRFDGIINKDLLDGAHVQFLSTKLNKYLCAENGGGTVLVANRISPSDWETFRLWRVNESYFHLRVLNKQFVGLGNQGVKAVSNTPTHSETFQIVRKDDAPNRVRLKASNGFFLQGEYQITNGYGPVKAPQVMQAHWDSYITEQDFKFISANGLSAVRIPVGWWIAQDPNPPKPFVGGSLKALDNAFTWAEKYGMKVIVDLHAAKASQNRFEHSGARDGFLEWGDSNIDETVAVIEFLATRYGGSPSLGAIELMNEPWAPDITVDALTKYYKAGYDAIRKHTNAYVILSARLGPADPKELFSFARSLNRVAIDVHWYNLFTDMFITMTVQQNIDYIYDQRSSDLDSWISANGPPILIGEWTGEFGAKNGSLEDYKRYTKAELDVYGGATFGWAYWSYKCEENHWSLKWMIDNNFIQLNMR; encoded by the exons ATGGTTTACTTAGCTTTTCTCttgtttttcaaccttatttCATGTTTTCCCTCTTCCCATGCACAAAATACAGACCCTAAGCTGCCATTGAGGGCTGTAAACCTAGGCAACTGGCTTGTCACTGAAGGATGGATGAAACCTTCTCGTTTTGATGGAATCATTAACAAAGATCTTTTG GATGGAGCTCATGTTCAGTTTCTCTCAACAAAGCTAAACAAGTATTTGTGCGCTGAAAATGGAGGTGGAACCGTCCTAGTAGCCAACCGTATCTCACCTTCTGACTGGGAAACCTTCCGT TTGTGGAGGGTGAATGAGTCGTACTTCCACTTGAGAGTGTTGAACAAGCAGTTCGTGGGATTAGGAAATCAAGGTGTAAAAGCTGTTTCAAATACACCTACCCATTCAGAAACATTTCAGATTGTAAGGAAAGATGATGCTCCCAATCGAGTTCGCCTTAAAGCATCCAATGGTTTCTTCCTACAG GGTGAATATCAAATCACAAATGGTTATGGCCCTGTTAAAGCCCCTCAAGTCATGCAG GCTCACTGGGATTCTTACATCACTGAGCAAGATTTCAAATTCATCTCTGCAAATGGACTGAGTGCCGTGAGGATACCTGTAGGGTGGTGGATAGCACAGGATCCAAATCCCCCTAAGCCTTTTGTAGGAGGCTCTTTAAAAGCCCTCGACAATGCTTTCACATGGGCCGA GAAATATGGGATGAAGGTAATTGTAGATTTGCATGCAGCTAAAGCCTCACAGAACAGATTTGAACACAGTGGAGCAAGAGATGGTTTTCTAGAATGGGGCGATTCGAACATCGACGAGACCGTAGCTGTAATAGAGTTCCTTGCAACAAG ATATGGTGGAAGTCCAAGTTTGGGTGCAATTGAATTGATGAACGAGCCTTGGGCACCGGATATAACAGTAGATGCACTTACGAAGTACTACAAAGCTGGATACGATGCCATAAGGAAGCACACAAATGCATATGTGATCCTATCAGCTCGTTTAGGACCTGCTGATCCGAAAGAGCTCTTCTCGTTTGCCCGTAGCTTGAATCGAGTAGCCATCGATGTGCATTGGTACAACCTGTTTACAGATATGTTCATCACCATGACTGTGCAACAGAACATCGATTATATCTATGATCAACGATCTTCCGACCTTGACAGCTGGATCTCGGCTAACGGTCCCCCGATTTTAATTg GGGAGTGGACTGGAGAATTTGGTGCAAAAAATGGATCACTGGAAGATTATAAGAGATATACAAAGGCTGAGCTAGATGTATATGGTGGTGCAACTTTTGGTTGGGCCTATTGGTCTTATAAATGTGAGGAAAACCATTGGAGCCTCAAGTGGATGATTGACAACAACTTTATACAGCTTAATATGAGATGA